One genomic region from Deltaproteobacteria bacterium encodes:
- a CDS encoding transposase produces MPRKARIDAPGALHHVIVRGIEQRAIFRDENDTENFIERLGTILTETATPCFAWALMGNHVHLLLRTGLAPVAAVMQRLLTGYAQRFNRRHGRRGRLFQNRYRSILCEEDVYLLELVRYIHLNPLRAGIVESLDQLACFTDSGHATLMGTAAHPWQDTAHVLNCFGNKVTAARKAYLAYVEKGISRGKRTDLTGGGLVRSAGGWRMLKALRRSNRRVKGDERILGSGAFVAAVLKKAGEDYELRTRLQATGPDLDTLIDMVCRHLEIAPETVRNNSKYRDVSRARALVCYLATRKLMLSNVAVAGALGISASTVSRAAARGQKDGQLETIQQELLGEMGLERH; encoded by the coding sequence AAAATTTTATCGAGCGCCTGGGAACCATCCTGACGGAGACGGCGACCCCATGCTTTGCCTGGGCCCTGATGGGCAATCACGTGCACCTGCTGCTGCGGACCGGGCTGGCGCCAGTGGCCGCGGTCATGCAGCGGCTTCTGACCGGGTACGCCCAGCGGTTCAACCGTCGTCACGGGCGCCGCGGCCGGCTTTTTCAGAACCGCTACAGGTCCATTCTGTGCGAGGAGGATGTCTACCTGCTGGAACTGGTGCGCTACATCCACCTCAATCCGTTGAGGGCCGGAATCGTGGAAAGCCTGGATCAATTGGCCTGTTTTACCGACAGCGGGCACGCGACCCTGATGGGGACGGCGGCGCACCCCTGGCAGGACACCGCCCACGTCCTCAACTGTTTCGGGAACAAGGTGACGGCTGCCAGAAAGGCCTATCTGGCATACGTCGAAAAAGGGATCTCCCGGGGAAAAAGGACCGATCTGACCGGCGGCGGGCTGGTGCGGTCGGCCGGCGGGTGGCGGATGCTGAAGGCGCTCAGGCGAAGCAACCGCCGCGTGAAGGGCGACGAGCGGATTCTGGGAAGCGGCGCGTTTGTAGCGGCCGTCCTCAAAAAGGCCGGCGAGGACTACGAGCTGCGCACCCGGCTGCAGGCGACGGGGCCGGACCTGGATACGCTGATCGACATGGTGTGCCGGCACCTGGAAATAGCGCCCGAAACCGTGCGCAACAACAGCAAATACCGGGATGTCAGCAGGGCAAGGGCGCTGGTCTGCTACCTGGCGACGCGCAAACTGATGCTTTCCAACGTGGCGGTGGCCGGGGCCCTCGGCATATCGGCGTCGACCGTCAGCCGGGCGGCGGCAAGGGGGCAAAAAGACGGACAACTGGAAACGATTCAGCAGGAGCTGCTCGGGGAGATGGGGCTCGAGCGCCATTGA
- a CDS encoding ABC transporter ATP-binding protein has protein sequence MIELKGISKRYGRTEAVKDLDLTVSRGEIFGFIGPNGAGKTTTIKMMGGILIPTAGTVQICGLDIMQHPEAAKHKIGFIPDRPYLYEKLTGMEFLKFIADLYGVDPRAFPEKAGRNLEMFSLDDWGDELIEAYSHGMKQRLIMAAALLHDPEVIIVDEPMVGLDPRGIKLVKDLFRRLAGQGVTVFLSTHTLQVAEDVCHRIGIINKGRMIAAGTPDRLIRDPGKSDANLEQVFLRLTQNA, from the coding sequence ATGATCGAACTGAAAGGCATCAGCAAACGCTACGGTCGAACCGAAGCGGTCAAAGACCTGGACCTGACCGTCTCCCGGGGAGAGATATTCGGATTCATCGGTCCCAACGGTGCGGGCAAAACGACCACCATCAAAATGATGGGCGGTATCCTGATCCCCACCGCGGGCACGGTTCAGATCTGCGGCCTCGACATCATGCAGCACCCCGAGGCGGCCAAGCACAAAATCGGCTTCATCCCCGACCGGCCCTATCTCTACGAAAAACTGACCGGCATGGAATTCTTGAAGTTCATCGCCGATCTGTACGGCGTCGACCCGCGCGCCTTTCCCGAAAAAGCCGGCCGCAACCTGGAAATGTTTTCCCTGGACGACTGGGGCGACGAGCTCATCGAAGCCTATTCCCACGGCATGAAGCAGCGCCTGATCATGGCCGCCGCCCTGCTGCACGACCCCGAGGTGATCATCGTCGACGAACCCATGGTCGGGCTGGACCCGCGCGGGATCAAGCTGGTGAAAGACCTGTTCCGCCGCCTGGCCGGCCAGGGGGTCACCGTGTTTCTGTCCACCCACACCCTTCAGGTCGCCGAAGACGTCTGCCACCGCATCGGCATCATCAACAAGGGGCGCATGATCGCGGCCGGCACGCCGGACCGGCTAATACGGGATCCCGGGAAAAGCGACGCCAATCTCGAACAGGTATTTCTGAGGCTGACTCAAAATGCATGA